The DNA region CTGGTTAGGGTTTTCGTTCtggatatatattttatttaggttAAGGTTCCTTTTTTTTCCCCTTGCTTTAAAATGAACCTACTTAAATGTGTGGTTTTTCAGGTTTTCCACCGCTATTAGGGAGGAAGTTGACACCGTCGCATATCTATTCCATATCTATAGTTTGTTCTTAACTGTAAGATGCCAGCAGCATATTTTCCAAGCCACAAAGCACTTCGATCATCTGCAAAATTTCTACTCAGATGCAGCCAGTCGAGCTTATTTCAATCGTATTCCTACTCTGCTCTTGCTGGCAGCCTTCGAGCATTTCAAAATATTGATCGATTCACTACCCAGTCTGTCGTCAGAGCACTATCACGTATTATTTTTGTTCCTTCTTTGACAGGTCAATCTTATCGGTCATGCATAGATAGCACTGCTTATCTTAGCACTGCTTACCTTGTCTCCGTGTCTGCTCATAGTTCTTCCTCTCATATATCCCAGAGGAGTACGACATCAGTAGGAAATGCTTTGTCTCATGAACCTGAATTGATCGCCAATAATCAGAGTGGTTGGGGTTCTACAGTGGATCGTAAACCTTTCTGGTTCAGAGATTCACTGAATGCTTTGAGTTGTAAACCTCCTTCGGTAAATGGGAGTAGTCAGTTAGCTTCATTACTCTTCTCATCCTGCCCTAATGGAGTAGCTACTGACATACCCCTTGATGGTTCTCCACGGGAAGAACTACTTGATAGTCCTTCAAGTTCATCTGAGGCAGACCAGTATGACTCTTCACATCtctttttgtttttattattattacttttaaCTTACGACAAATTGACATCTTATTCTTACTGCATCTGTTGTACTCCCATGAGTTTAGGAATAAGCACAGatttatgatatgtgatagaTTTTATAACAATAGTTTATCATTCAAATCATTTAGTTGCATAACGCTGAAAACAGCCATTTGGCAGTATTAGAAAATAATATATGCTGTTTTGACACATTTATGGGTCTCTTGCACCATTTGTCACTTTAAAAAATGGTTATTTGTTGGTTAAGCCAAATTATTAGTTCATGGGGTTAGTGTATTAAAAAATGATGTGACTGGCTTATAAATTACTACTATATAGTAAGTTTTGGGATAACATTGTATAGGAATATTGTTAAAACAATAGAGGGATAATAACTATGTAGTGGATCTCAAATGTTTGGGGCAATACAACTTGATGATGATGATTTGGTAAGAACagtttgatgattgtatttcaTGAGGGAATATAGTAGTACTTTTACTGAAAATAGATGTTTGTTTCAGCATCATAATTAGGCTGTGCGCCAGATGCAAACTCTTCTTGGGTTTGGAACTATGAGTTTGCTGGAATAGATAAGTTTTGTTCATAGTAGTTTTCACTTGGAATATCTTCAATGGTTCCATATAAGTTGTGATTGGCCAGCTTACAGAATTTTCTTTTGTATACACAGGAAAAAGCCAAGTAATAGAGTGTTGAAACTACTGTCTGGATCATGTTATCTGCCACACCCAGATAAGGAGGAAACTGGTGGTGAGGATGCTCATTTCATATGGGATGAGCAGGCGATAGGTGTAGCAGATGGTGTTGGTGGCTGGGCGGATCAAGGGGTTGATTCAGGACAATATTCTAGGTCACTTATGTTACATTCAGTAGATGCAATTGAAGAAGAGCCGAAAGGGTCCATTAATCCATTAAAGGTGTTAGAGAAAGCCTATGCAAGAACTAAAGAGAAAGGATCATCAACAGCTTGCATTATCGCACTTACAGATCAGGTACCTATTCATCTTTCTTTACTCTTTGCATTACTTTATGCAACTACATTGCACTACAGTTTCTACTGCAATTATGAAGTGAACTTGGTTAACTAACATTAAAATTCTAAAAGAAAATGGTATCATGTTGATAATAGGAATTCTACTTAAGCCATCTTTATTAATTCTTAGTCCTGAGCATGGACTTTAAACCACTAAAAAAAACCTTGATTTGTGACGAATTTAGAAAACTCATCGCAAAAGTTCTTCAGgacattttttttgttgcaaatagGTCGTCATCAAATTTTGCGACAAAAAATAGAAATTCGTCGCAAATCGCAAATCGCAAATCAGCGCCGAACGATTTCGTCACTAATTTGCGACGAAAACATTTTCGTCGCTGATTTGGTAGATTTTGTGATGAATTTTGTTGTCGCAACATCCTAATGTTTCCAACGAAACCTAAATTTGTTACAATCAACATAAACAACAAAGATCCCACGTAACAAAATCAAACATCCCATATaacaaaatgacaaatcaaaGATCCAATACAAAATTTGATACATTGTACACGTACAAATTCCAAAACAAAGTTAATCTAATCATCACATACATTGTTCCAACATTGATCCAGTCAAACTAGACAATGTAACATAAGATCCCATAACATCACGtacttcctcttcttttttttcttgatattcttcttcttttcttgcatcagaaacaaacaaacaaacaaaaagtaAGATAGTTAAGATGAAAATACAGAGAGTATGAATGTACACAAACTAACATAAAACTAATGTAAATGCTCACTTCTTCCAACATGGATTTCCATTTTGTCACCGCCTTCCTTGATGACTTTGTTTGAAACAAATTAACACCAATAAAAAATTCACAAACTTAATCAAGTAACAAATGTTCAAAAACACTAAATATGTGACAAATAACATTCATACACAACAATTTCAGTCACAACCATCatcatcgtcgtcgtcgtcatcATCATCACCGTCTAAGGGAGGAATCTAACTTGAGCGGAAGCTAAATGAAGATGTTGCATGATGAAGTTATGTTGTTGGCACAAATCGCTAATTTCTCGATCCCTTTACCTCATTTCATGATGCCTTTGCACTAATTGCTCCTTTGAATTGCTAACCTCTTCGGTCAATTGATTTATTTCTGTTGGTGGGGTGGAAGAAGCAGTGACTCTACAATTTCTGCTCAAAGAACCCAATCAAAATATTCTTTTCCCTTTCAGTTCACCACTCGCCTCGAGCCATAAACTCTTTTTAACCATCATTATCATCACTTGCACCTAAGTTTCTCTATGCTAGCTCATCATCTTTATTATGTATTGTAATGAGAACAATTAAAATAGCAATATAATAGAGAAACGCGTATAATCTTAATTACATATATAGGATCAGACTATATAGGATCTAAATTTTGAACATTCATATTAACATTGAAAAAgttgaaattaatgaaaaaaaataagcTAATCTTTATCAAGTGATTCATTAGAAATCAAATAAACTAGTtagcaataaaaataaattttggagAGACTAACCTAATAAATTAATCTTACTACATTGTCATGgtatatttaatataatatattcaaatcaacattgataatatccattaaataattataagttttaaaattacaaACCTTAATTGCTCTATCCCTCTTTCTGCTCCATgtcttgtcttttttttttgaaaggtGCACGTGAAAGTGTCAATAAATAATGGCTTGGTCCCCATTTCTTTAGCTAAAAATACTGTTTTAGAAATAATGATAtagtcaaaattaaattaaataattagtgTTCTAAAAAATTACCATTCTTTGACTATGTTCACCGATATTGATCGAACCTCCCGCATATGTTGCATACGATTCTCCAGAATTATAAGCTTGATTTATTCTATTCTGTTGACTTCTTTGTTTACTCTCCTCCGATTCCCAAAAATGCACAATCTTGTCCCAATTATCCTCGGTGATGCAAGGAAGCTTTTTTCCCTTAGTCTTTCCAGGATTTAGTGTACGGCGGATGTGATCatcacattttttaaaaaaaaaatcctccttATTTCCAACTCTTCAATCTTATTCAGTGAATGCTCATTGCAATGGAAAAAAAACATGTATtagaaacttaaatttcatatataaaCTGATTGGGACATATAGCTTACCTTAAACTCGTTCCACCATAACTCTTTTGTTGGAGTTGGAGTGCTTGTATAAGTCATTGAATCTTCTCGCCAATGGTTATTCACTATGCTCATAAATAACATGGACAAAATTTGTAAATCTATCGTAAAGTTACAAACAAACAACGTTAAATAAATTTAGCtagttgaaaaaataaaacatggaaaataaataaaaaaaatacatgtaaAAATTTAATCTTTAGTACTTATGAATCTCCGCAAGGGGCTATCAACTCGCGGCCGTCTCCCGAAAGGATTTGTTGAGAATGGGAAGGTCCTACAACTGAAAGGGGGGAGGGGGCGGAGGTACATTGCTAGCAAGGGATTGAGATTGTGACGGTGCTAAAGTAGATGGTATTTCGTCGATGGTTGCCACGTCGATGCTATCAACCATAATTGGATAAAGtataaaaaattagatattcATGAACTCGCGACCGTCTCCCAAAAGGATTTGTTGAGAATGGGAAGGTCCTACAACTGAAAGGGAGGAGGGGGCGGAGGTACATTGCTAGCAAGGGATTGAGATTGTGATGGTGCTAAAGAAGACGGTATTTCGTCGATGGCCGCCACGTCGATGCCATCAACCATAATTGTTAGGATAAAGtataaaaaattagatattcatcaaatgcataatgaaaaacaTTGAAAACACGAAAAAACTTACCATATTTAAATGTGTGAAACAAGACACCAATATGTCACCTCTAATATCTAACAACCTATAGAAAAAAAAGTtcattaacaaataaaatatataaatttaagaatGAGACACTAAAATACAACTAATTGAGTTACGAGATTTATAAAATtgcaaattaaaactaaatttattcacataaaataaacaataccataaattaaaactaaatttacatTGTCATATCATTGAAAATCAAAGTCGTCATTCTCCTCGTTGTCGTCATCATTATCAGTCCCAAAATTAGATTCATCATCGTCATCCTCATGAATTTCACTTGCATCCACATCTATCATTACGCTGGATCTCTTAATATTGGATTATTATATTTCTTGGTCTGAATTGTGTTtgcaacttcctcttgttgatatgttaTGTCTTCCCAACGCTCCTCAATTTTCTTCCGTGCTTTCATTTTATAAACTCATTAATCAATTTTGTCACGTTTCAAACTAGGATATGAAGTATAAAATACTTAAATCGCTTGTTGTCTCAACATAAATGGttcatattttttataaaatttcttatgatttatttcaaccaaattaaaCTGTGGATGCACCTTTatccctctaacagggtcaaGTCAGCGACACATAATAAAACAACTCACACTTCTGGTTCAGGGTTCTTTACCTCTATAATTGCATCCAACAACTTATAAAAACTTTTTTGCACTTCCATCATTTGATGTTTGAATACTAGTTTTTCCCATTCCATAATCtcgagtatgaaaattatatcggtttatgaaatatgctggccaaaTTTGTACCATTGATTTTAGACCCCATAACAGATGGATTAGCAATTCTTGCTCAACGTGAGCTTGATTATCATGAACCTAAAGTCAAACAAATATATCATGATTAAGTCAAGATATGTGTACAAATAATTTATAGTTTACTTACATAATTTTGAACCATGGTGTAAATTCTTTATCGCTGAAGCGATCAAACTCATGTATTGAAAGATCGGAATATAAATTTTGGAAAATCCTATCATAGAAAAAAGCAAATTATAACACAAATAATTTATGATATAAGAAATACATAAAATATCAAATTTGTATTTATTCGAAATATGTCGTTAACTTCTGgacaatttaataaaatatatgtgTGGGCTATCCGCCATTCTTGGCCCGTTAAATGTCTACACGTATATGGTTCACTTGGTGAAAAAATTGAGAATAACTTCAAATTGGGATGAAAATCCTAAACCCTCATCATTTCTTCTCGTTCTCCGCCTTTTGCAAAATTTGTTACTTCTTCAataatgtatgcattaacaatagaagATTTAACCTGTGccttatttttcacttttttcaAATGATATCTAGCTAATTGTAATAACACAAAATGAATTAGAAAATAATCAATTGAGTCATTTTATCTGCATTGATAATGAAGTATAGAAGGTGAAAattttacctttcaaatggatacatccatcaaAATTAGATAGAATCTCTAATTTTGGTCTCATATGACAAGTGAATCAAAAGATGTTCCATTAAATCAAAAAATGATGATGGAAATATCCTTTTTAAATTACACAAAATGATTAGAATGTCTCTCTCTAACGTCTCCATGCGTGAATGTCTCGGCACTGTCGAGCAAATATAATGAAAGCAAATGTCTACTTCCGGAATGACACCCCATATAAAATTTGATAAAAGTTCTTTAAAAGCAATAGGAACTAACCTTTCCATGAATATATGACAATCATGAAATCAATCAATTTGCATTCCTTTATGTTGACACATCTCTAATCAAACAATTTGATTTCAATCATTCACAAGCAATCTGTCTCTAATCTTTATTCAATGTATAAATTGCCTTTTGCTTTGGTCCTTTATTACTTCTATCGACATTAAGAGTGGGTCGTTTATAAAGGAGTCATGTATCTTTTCTTGTATTCAGATTGTCTTTCGTTTTTCCAATGATATCCATAATTGTATTTATTAGActatcaaaaacattcttctcaatatgcattacatcgagatttTGATGAATCAAATGACTCTTCCAATACaataaatcccaaaatatactcctTTTAGTTCATTTATATATGTTTCCATATTTATATGTTGTATCATGTGACTTTTCAATAACAGATGGAAAGTTAGGCATCTATATCAAATTTATTCACCTATTAATCTCAATGACCGAGGTGTTCTTTCAAGTctattcttaataaattcttctttATTTCGTCTGAATTTATTGTTTGGTGGTAAAAATtggacaatcaaaataactcgtCTTCTTCCTATGttttgactttgatctctccatacatattggacATTCTAAGATCCCAGCGATGCTCCATTCCAATAAAATACCATAAGCCGGAAAGTCATTTACGGTCTAAAGAATAACAACCTTTATTACAAACATCTTATAGTTGTTTCAGCTCCACAATCAGTGGTTGCATGTAAACACCTATTAACTTCTTCAGATTTTGCGGGTCATGCATGACTAATGTTATATGGTGTTTTTATGCACATTCCAAGTCGAAGATTATATGGAGTTAAGATAACTGGTCagaataatttcttcctgatttGTCAAATGGAGCAAAATCATCAGCacatgacctaacctaatgtTTTGAGTCTCCTTCACAAATTCAAGAtatgttttatcaaaaattttttgCGTCTCTGCATCTTATGGATGACACATTAGTCCTTCTTCTGTTTGATGATTTGCATGTCAAGTCATGTATTCATCAGTGATCTTTGATGCATAAAGCTTTTGTACCTAAGAGTTAGGGTAAATAAAGCAATTGATTGAATGATTTACATCACTGATTACGACCCGACCTCCTGATACTCTTGTATATGCATTGATTATAGAATTTGCAGACATCTACATTTGCATCATCTATTGAATATAGAATACATCCTatctctgcaaacatcaattctttccaccAGATGATCTAATTCTTTCACAAGTTTTTTACATCATTTGGCATTATGTGATCACGTGACAATACATCTTTGAACAAAATCATTAAAACAATCTTCAAACACATTGGCATTCAACAGTATAATTTAGTGTAACTATCACAACCAGCCCACACAGCTTCATCTGCAGCACTCAACACTTCTTGAAATTAGAGATATGGCTCATTATTCTCATTTTCGTCAACAACTGACGGCGTTACTTTCTCCAACGGTGATGTATAATTAGTAAACATTTGTGCAAATGTTGAAGGAAAATTAGAACTTGTAGCACTCAGTTTTGGAATAAAATTATGAATGGTTGCATCAATTACCACCCTCTAtggatttaattgatcataataaTTCTAATCTCCGCTAACTAACACTTGTATGTTTcgtccataatcctcatcagatgTGAACGATTCATCATGATatgtccaattataataattcggaGTAAAATCAAATCTATAAAGATGTTCTCGAACTTGATCTGTAAAATTTTTTCATTATGACACTTTTTGCACGAACACCTTAACTTATTCACATCCATAAACTTTGGAAgcaaaatcaaaaaaaaattccaacccaataATTAATTACTGCTAAATTGGTATAACAATAATTAATATTAAAGTAACCTAGATAAATAACATCGACTATCAATAAATGACTATTGTTGTAGATATAACTATCAATAAATGACTATTGTCTCCAACTACTTTAAGTCCATGCCAAATAGAGACCTGCACGAACAATATTTGTGCAACATTACAAAGTCAACAATCTAATATAAGGGTCACAAACAACTTTTATAGTCTTTAAATTTCATACAAAATACTACATCATTTAGATTTTTGGGGAATCTAAATCTAATTCAATTGTATTGCATCCAAATGAATGATTCAAACATAAAGCACTAAACAGAATAGCATGGCAAGAGAACTAACACTAAGAATTGCATTAACTAAGTAACAAACATGTAAGAAACATTTAATCGGACACGTAACCAGCAACATTCAATCAAAACCAAATGCATATCATTCTATATCGAACATTGAATCTATTACAAGCATTCAACAAGAATTTATACAAACAATCAACACATCAAGTAGACAATCAACATATCACACAAATAAACCAATCCGGATCTAATCAATTCATAGTGTTTGGGGACATTCATCGAACACTTCACAAGCACCATTCAATTCAAACTAAATCGGTGACATCTTAAACATGGAAGAGGAGTCTAATATAATCAATCAACGGTAAATTCATACAAGAAATCAAATGATCAAATCACACATCAAGGAAATCAACCAAGCTTGCGGATGATGGCCGATCGGAgttcgaagaagatgaagatgccATTGTCCAGATCTGTAGAAGACCGAACGTTGTGGCTACTTTTCAATGAGGGGAAAGCAAAGACCGCTCGCCCTTAGTCGCGAGGCCATGTGGTCGGCTGCGTTCGCGGCCGGTTGCGAGTGGTGTGCAGGGGAGGGGAGAAAGGATCGAAGATTACTAGTTATGCTCGGCGTGCTTCACGAGTTGGAGAGAACCGATTCAAGTTAGaaaatttagggttaggagggaTTTAGATTCCTAAATTCAgcgacgaatccaggattcgtcgcTAAATCTAATATTCCAATCCGCAATTTAGTCTAAATGTAGCAATGAATTGTATATTTGTCACAAAATTTAGCACTTAGTCGCAAATTTAGCAATGAATATACAATTCGTGGCTAAATTTCTAATTGAATCCATAGTTTGTCGCAAAATTCGTCTTTAATTTGCGACGAATATTAAATTCGTCGCAAATTAGTGTTGAATTTAATATTTGCGACGAATTTTGTGACAAATTGTTTTGTTAATTTTGTGGCgaaaactttttttttgttaatttcattgttgttatatttgttgcTGATTTGCGACGAATTAATTTCATTGCTAAAATCCGTCCCTAAATCAGTGTTTTTTTTAGTGAACTTTAACGGGAGTCTGTTTCATTGTTCTCTTGGTTCCAATTCCGATAAAACATTTGCCTTATAATCTTCTCATATTTTACAAAATTGCTAGTTTATTTAGTTACGAGTATCCACATCAGTTTTTctataatatctctaaaatttgaTGTAAATCatccactttattaaatttagacaatcatttttcactacacactacatcaataacccaaaattttcattatctttattttttattgtttttttctctctcttccactttttttttaattatttttctctctcctatgtaatatttatttttcattaccCAATCAactcccttttctttctctctcccaaattaaatgatattttaatgtTTAGAGAATGCAtgtcattccctaaatttagagaagtattaTTCatgtaagaattttttttacataatatataaaatttgaaGTAAATTATGTATTTAGGGAAGCTGATATGGATGCTCTAATAGTGTGAGTACTTAAgcagtatttttcttttccttggttTTGCAACTTCTTTTCCATGAGCATAGTACAAATTTTGTGGAAACAATTTCTTTTATTAAAATTGCCACTACTCTAGAATTTCAATATCAATTATATTAGATTGTAATTCTGAAATCGaaaaattaatgatttaaaactaaaaatagtaataaagttaaattaaatgatATACAAtatatttcaattcattttgcaaaACTGATAGCACAGGAGATGAATATGCGGGCGATCCTCACACATTCACCAAAAGAGAAAAATATGACTACCTAAATTATAAAACAGTTTGACAAATTACTAGACAATGAAATTAAAAATGAGTATCAAAAAACCTCTACTTCTGTTGTCAGCATGAGTTCAGGCATTTGCATCAACATAATTTGGAATGCTTAATAAAATTTCAGCATTTATTATTGATTCAGCTTTGACTATTCTTTTGGTATATCTATTTTGTGGTTATGATGCAATGATAAACATTGTTACTAGTAAGTTGCCTCTTGTATAGGAATAGAGCCCCTCGGCTCATGACAACAGTTTCTTGTAATATCATCAGTAACATGCCCTCTTGTTCTATTTTGTTTTCTAGGGGATTCATGCAGTCAACCTTGGTGACAGTGGTTTCATAATAGTTAGAGATGGTTGCACTGTATTCAAATCACCAGTGCAGCAACATGATTTCAACTTTACTTATCAACTGGAGAGTAGCAATGCGAGCGATCTTCCTAGTTCTGCCCAGGTTAGTTGTTACTCCTCCTGCACTATATTACTCTTAGCTTGTAATTACTCGTTCCACTTTCTCTAATCAATTGTAATGCACTAGAGTTCTAACAAGTTGAGGTTGAATGTTCCAAGCttgtttaacaaaaattaaacaagCTCAAGTTTGCTCAATTTTTAACCATGCTCATTTATTTGCGAttaaatttgtttattaaaaaGCTTATCGAGTTTGAATGAAGCTCTAGTTTTTATGGAGCTCAATTAATTATTAGGTAGTCATTTAGAAAGCTGctaaactttttttttgttttggaaTAATAAAACAAGAAAATAGTTAATGTGGACGAAGATATATTTTCTATAAGAGTTTTTAATATCTTACATCTATTACTCGCGAAAGAAAGATTGTTGAAGTGGCAAAAGGACGAAACGCTTACCTCCAACGCTTCCGCTAGgaccaacatggaggaggtaaatcacggtgaatgAGGAGGCAAGTGGATGAGAGGGTGAGTTACACAGGGTGTAGGGATTTACGCCCTGCTAACCTTGAGATTCGACCCCTCAACCTCAAGTCGCAAACCTCCATCCACTTACCACCTCAGCTATGCCCGTGGGGGTTGAAGATTCCACTTACCACCACCTCAAGTGGCGAAAGAAAGATTGTTGAAAATATCACTAATGGTGGTTAAAATGGATAGGAGTATTTGGATTTTTGTATGATCAATGATCATTGTGTGCCCTTTAAGCTACAAGGTATATTTGTATGTGTGTGATGCTATGCTTTATGGTTAGACTCTTGAACAATTGGGAAACATTATGTAACTAACGTTGATTGAGTTGAGATGAATCAATAAGATCGTTCTGTGAGATTATGGGGGAAAATTAAAAATATTGCTATGTTGATAGTAGTTCTAAGGATGATAAAATGGGAAAATAAATTAAGATGCTATCGACATGCTCAAATTCACTCAATCTATTGTTATACAAATTGATTGGGCTAGAGTTGAAGGTGTTGGGATTTGGAGATATAACAAGTTAAGAGATCTACATGCAATATAGCCTTAAATGGAGTATAATAGAGAGATATGATCCGTGTGGTGTCAATCTAAAATAGTTGGAACTAAGAGACCTGATGATGATGATTCCATTTATTAAAAGAAAACATATCGTCAATTGAATattagtaaatatttaatttacatGTTAATActatcaaaaaat from Zingiber officinale cultivar Zhangliang chromosome 4B, Zo_v1.1, whole genome shotgun sequence includes:
- the LOC121978509 gene encoding probable protein phosphatase 2C 80, producing MSLQVSFSSLPKPTLGLRLSECSFVSSNNCGSFLFSTAIREEVDTVAYLFHIYSLFLTVRCQQHIFQATKHFDHLQNFYSDAASRAYFNRQSYRSCIDSTAYLSTAYLVSVSAHSSSSHISQRSTTSVGNALSHEPELIANNQSGWGSTVDRKPFWFRDSLNALSCKPPSVNGSSQLASLLFSSCPNGVATDIPLDGSPREELLDSPSSSSEADQKKPSNRVLKLLSGSCYLPHPDKEETGGEDAHFIWDEQAIGVADGVGGWADQGVDSGQYSRSLMLHSVDAIEEEPKGSINPLKVLEKAYARTKEKGSSTACIIALTDQGIHAVNLGDSGFIIVRDGCTVFKSPVQQHDFNFTYQLESSNASDLPSSAQVFTVPVESGDVIVTGTDGLFDNLYNNEITAVVVHGIRAGLEPQVMAQKIAALARQRAQDKNRQTPFSTAAQHAGYRYYGGKLDDITVLVSFITAFGA